GTGACTTTAAAAACATGCAAGAGGCAACAAAAAAACTGGCTATTATCATTCCAGCAGTACTGCTTTTAATACTCCTTTTACTCTACACAGCCTTTAATAGCTTCAAGAAAGCGACGATTATCTTGCTTGGCGTTCCTCTAGGCATTTTAGGCTCTATTGTAGCGGTGTTAATTGCTGACATCTACCTCTCCATTGCTGCAATTATCGGTTTTATCGTCATTATCGCTATTGCGGTTCTCAATGGTATCGTGCTTGTAAGCTTCATAGAAGAGCTTCAAAAACGTTTTCCTGATGTGAAGATGCAAACTTTAGTCAAAGATGCAACACTTCTTAGACTCAGACCCGTTTTAATGACGGCAATGACAACGCTTTTTGGAATTTTGCCGCTTCTATACGCTAAGGGTGTGGGAAGTGAGATCGAGTATCCGTTGGCTGTGGTTGTTGTTGGAGGAATTGTCACATCTACGCTTGTGACGCTTCTTGTCTTACCAAGTCTATACTATCTCTTTTACAGGAAGTAGGCCTCTGCCTACTTCTCAAACAAAAATTTCTCACTAAATGCAGGTTTCAGTTCATCAACCCACTGAGCATTTTCATCATACTTTGCAAAAAACGGAATATCTACAAGATTAGGATTTTTAGCTTGAAGCATATTCAATACAATCACTTTTTCTCCGTTAATTTCACTTACTCCACTAACAGCAATTTTCCCAGGAGCTGCACTCATACTTGGCCCTCGGACTGTTCTAGCTAACCCGCTGACATTTGAAATGGCATTTTTAAAAATCTTCCAAGCCTCTACCAACGGAATACCAAAATAGTGCTGGGCTCCTGTGTCTCTTGCGATAAACATGTAGTATGGAACCATTCCCATGTGCACTTGTTCTTTCCACATCTTTGTCCATACTTCAGAGCTATCATTGATATGGCGTAAAATTGGAGCTTGTGTTCGTATAATGGCTCCCGTTTGCTGGATCCGTTTTACTGCCTCTTTTACTTCATCTGTTTCAAGCTCTCTATAATGATTAAAATGTGCCATAAATGCTAAGTGGTACCCATGTGCTACGATCTCTTCGAATAGTTTAAGTAGATCATCTGCGTCATTGTCTGTTAAAAATCGGTATGGCCAAAATCCAAGAGTTTTCGTTCCAAAACGGATATTTTGTAGATGCGGGATGTTGGCTTTTAAGATAGGCTCAATATAGCTACGAAGAAGTTTTGTACTCATAATAAGTGGATCGCCACCGGTAAATATGAGATCCGTAATAGTGGGATGAGCTTTAATGTATTCTATTAAAAGATCTACTTCTTTCATGGCAAATTTAAGCTCATTCATCCCGGTAAACTGTGGCCACCTGAAGCAAAAACTACAGTATGCATGGCACGTTTGTCCCTGTTTTGGAAAAAAAAGAATAGTCTCTTTATATTTATGCTGTGAGCCTGTAAGCTCTTTGTCATTGATGGTGGGGACATTGCTTTTTTGATCAGCTGGATGAGGATTCATCCGCATACGTATATCATATATAGCTTTGTTTAAAGCCTCTATGTCACCTTTTTTATATAAAGTTTTAAGTCTTTCAAAGTCTTGAGTTAAGAGCATATCTTTGTGAGGAAAAACGAGGCGAAAAATGGGATCATTTTGATAGTTTTTCCAATCGATGAGTTTATCAATGAGATAATTATTAACTTTAAATGGAAAAACAAGCGCTGCAATTTCAATATTTTCAATATCTTCGGAAGACAAAAATTGCTGTATTTGAGGGATTTTTTTAAAACTTTTGGAGTTGTATGCTCTATATTCCAATATAAAAGCTCCTTTTTTAGAGCGTATTATAACAAAAGAGGGGAGAACCCTCTTAGTGGTTGTAGATGGTTTTATTTTTGATTTTGAGCTCTTTTGTTAGATCGTAAACAATTGGAGTGCCAGTAGGGATCTCAATTTTATGAATATCTTCTGGAGCAATATTTTCTAGATACATAATGAGAGCACGTAGAGAGTTACCATGTGCAGCAATCATTACATCACCATAAACTAATAGTGATGGAACAATCTCTTCATAAAAATACTCTATCACTCGTTCTCTTGTGTCTTTCAAAGATTCACTTTTTGGGTGATAGCCGATATTTGCATATTTTAGATCTACAGGATAGCGTTCTTCAAAATCGGGTTCACTCTCTTCAATCGGAGGTGGAGGAGTATCATAACCACGACGGACTGCCATAAAGAGTTCTTCTCCATACTTCTCTTTGACTTCATTTTTATTTTTCCCTTGCCAATCTCCATAGTGGCGCTCATTAAGCTTCCAGCTGCGGAGTACATCAATATGCTCCCATCCAAGCTCACACAGAGCAATTTGAGCAGTATGAATAGCACGTTTGAGATATGATGTGTAGCAGATATTTGGAA
The Nitratiruptor tergarcus DSM 16512 genome window above contains:
- a CDS encoding KamA family radical SAM protein — translated: MEYRAYNSKSFKKIPQIQQFLSSEDIENIEIAALVFPFKVNNYLIDKLIDWKNYQNDPIFRLVFPHKDMLLTQDFERLKTLYKKGDIEALNKAIYDIRMRMNPHPADQKSNVPTINDKELTGSQHKYKETILFFPKQGQTCHAYCSFCFRWPQFTGMNELKFAMKEVDLLIEYIKAHPTITDLIFTGGDPLIMSTKLLRSYIEPILKANIPHLQNIRFGTKTLGFWPYRFLTDNDADDLLKLFEEIVAHGYHLAFMAHFNHYRELETDEVKEAVKRIQQTGAIIRTQAPILRHINDSSEVWTKMWKEQVHMGMVPYYMFIARDTGAQHYFGIPLVEAWKIFKNAISNVSGLARTVRGPSMSAAPGKIAVSGVSEINGEKVIVLNMLQAKNPNLVDIPFFAKYDENAQWVDELKPAFSEKFLFEK
- a CDS encoding 2,3-bisphosphoglycerate-dependent phosphoglycerate mutase, yielding MKLVLIRHGQSEWNAKNLFTGWIDVELSEKGKEEAKKAGKLLKEAEIFPNICYTSYLKRAIHTAQIALCELGWEHIDVLRSWKLNERHYGDWQGKNKNEVKEKYGEELFMAVRRGYDTPPPPIEESEPDFEERYPVDLKYANIGYHPKSESLKDTRERVIEYFYEEIVPSLLVYGDVMIAAHGNSLRALIMYLENIAPEDIHKIEIPTGTPIVYDLTKELKIKNKTIYNH